One genomic segment of Pseudoalteromonas sp. GCY includes these proteins:
- a CDS encoding phosphate/phosphite/phosphonate ABC transporter substrate-binding protein, protein MIKILLMSLIFFPALCLSGDYTFAFVPQQSANKLAKNWQPILDYLSDKTGDNYTFKTAKDIPTFEARVLQQEYDVAYMNPYHFVVFNERAGYQAIAKQRDKMIKGIIVVKKGAGITDLSQLRGETLAFPAPAAFAASILPRGELAKQGIEFTPRYVSSHDSVYLNVSRGFVKAGGGVMRTFNNADPKIKSQLDILWTTKGYTPHAFAVKRAMPEDARQRLVAALTSLELSEEGIRLLEAVNFKGIMAASNEDWQDVKALELETLVGK, encoded by the coding sequence AGCAGTCTGCAAATAAGTTAGCCAAAAATTGGCAGCCTATTCTCGATTATCTCAGTGATAAAACCGGAGATAACTACACGTTTAAAACCGCTAAAGATATACCAACCTTTGAAGCCCGCGTGCTGCAGCAAGAGTATGATGTGGCATACATGAATCCCTATCACTTTGTTGTATTTAATGAGCGGGCAGGTTATCAAGCTATCGCCAAGCAAAGAGATAAAATGATAAAAGGGATCATCGTGGTTAAAAAGGGAGCGGGTATTACTGACTTATCGCAGTTGCGAGGAGAGACGCTCGCTTTTCCGGCTCCTGCTGCATTTGCTGCGAGCATTTTGCCCCGAGGGGAATTGGCGAAACAAGGTATTGAATTTACGCCAAGATATGTATCTTCCCATGATTCCGTTTATCTCAACGTGTCGAGAGGATTTGTCAAAGCAGGGGGCGGTGTCATGCGTACTTTCAACAACGCCGATCCTAAAATTAAATCACAACTCGACATTCTCTGGACGACAAAAGGTTATACACCACATGCATTCGCCGTAAAAAGAGCAATGCCAGAAGATGCAAGGCAAAGATTAGTCGCGGCGTTGACCTCTCTTGAACTGAGTGAAGAGGGAATTAGGCTACTCGAAGCGGTGAATTTTAAAGGAATTATGGCAGCGTCGAACGAGGACTGGCAAGACGTAAAAGCATTAGAATTAGAAACCTTGGTTGGCAAATAG
- a CDS encoding sensor histidine kinase: MKRLSLRLKTMIGTAIIEAVLLSALIFVVIDFMMESANDAMNKRATTTASLFASATKDAVLSYDLASLDAFTNELLSNPDILYVKVIDGENQTLSFAGNERFKARIFEDDTLVAKVTDGIFDIHADIVEGGTLFGTIQIGIDIGTINRTMSEVKRWTVSIALFEMALVAIFSYFLGIYLTTNLYILKSQAKFIARNVKKGVFDFKWKPIQSKDELQELSLAFDELSQTLAEEHERRERYKHDLIELNKHLEELVAQRTEKLNQKNQQLEATNRELEAAQQQLVHSEKMASVGQLAAGVAHEINNPLGFVMSNLDVMRHYHGDYAELAKRAVQLGLEPGERNAFNQFVQDKDFAFINSDCTELIDESMTGLQRVSAIVNDLKQFSRADTIQLQPCDINTCIKTTLNLVKSKLKYHANVITQLSEVPQVLGNQGKLIQVMTNLLINAAQALESEGEIKVKTDLENGSVAISVQDSGVGIPKEIIDKIFDPFFTTKPVGKGTGLGLSISYDIIKEHGGELLVESEEGVGTCFTILLPPCQ, from the coding sequence ATGAAAAGGCTATCGTTAAGACTCAAAACCATGATTGGCACCGCTATTATTGAAGCGGTGCTGTTGAGTGCACTTATATTTGTGGTGATTGATTTTATGATGGAGTCTGCAAATGACGCCATGAATAAACGCGCAACCACGACCGCAAGCTTGTTTGCGAGCGCAACCAAGGATGCTGTGCTGTCGTACGATTTAGCCTCGCTAGATGCTTTTACCAATGAGTTATTAAGTAACCCAGATATCCTTTACGTTAAAGTGATCGATGGTGAAAACCAAACTCTTTCCTTTGCGGGAAACGAGCGCTTTAAAGCGCGCATATTTGAAGATGATACGTTAGTTGCGAAAGTCACCGACGGTATTTTTGATATTCATGCTGATATTGTTGAGGGAGGGACACTGTTTGGCACCATTCAGATAGGCATTGATATTGGTACGATAAATCGAACGATGTCTGAAGTAAAACGCTGGACGGTTTCTATCGCGCTGTTTGAAATGGCGTTAGTTGCTATTTTCTCCTATTTTCTGGGTATATACCTCACAACCAATCTGTATATATTGAAAAGCCAAGCTAAATTTATCGCTCGTAATGTCAAAAAAGGCGTATTTGATTTCAAATGGAAACCAATACAAAGTAAAGATGAGTTACAAGAACTGTCTTTAGCGTTTGATGAGCTATCACAAACTTTAGCCGAAGAGCATGAGCGTCGAGAGCGATATAAGCATGATTTGATTGAGCTAAATAAACACTTAGAAGAATTGGTGGCACAGAGAACTGAAAAGCTGAATCAGAAAAATCAGCAGCTTGAGGCCACCAACAGAGAGCTTGAAGCCGCGCAGCAACAACTTGTTCACTCAGAAAAAATGGCCTCTGTGGGTCAATTGGCCGCTGGAGTTGCCCATGAAATAAATAACCCGCTCGGTTTTGTGATGAGTAACCTCGATGTGATGCGTCACTATCATGGCGATTATGCCGAACTTGCAAAGCGTGCGGTTCAGCTCGGACTTGAACCCGGTGAACGTAATGCGTTCAATCAATTTGTTCAAGACAAAGACTTTGCTTTTATTAATAGCGATTGTACTGAACTGATTGATGAGTCGATGACCGGGCTACAAAGAGTTTCTGCGATTGTGAACGATCTCAAACAGTTTTCTAGAGCAGATACTATTCAATTGCAACCTTGCGATATTAATACCTGCATAAAGACAACGTTAAATCTGGTGAAGAGTAAGCTCAAGTATCATGCTAACGTGATCACACAGTTAAGTGAAGTCCCTCAAGTGCTGGGGAACCAAGGCAAGCTAATTCAAGTAATGACAAACTTGCTCATCAATGCAGCGCAAGCATTAGAGAGTGAGGGAGAAATTAAGGTAAAAACGGATTTGGAAAATGGCAGTGTTGCGATCAGTGTGCAAGACAGTGGCGTTGGGATCCCCAAGGAGATCATTGATAAGATATTTGACCCCTTTTTTACTACTAAGCCTGTCGGTAAAGGCACTGGGCTCGGGCTCTCCATTAGCTACGATATAATCAAAGAGCATGGTGGAGAGTTATTGGTTGAGAGTGAAGAGGGTGTTGGGACATGTTTTACTATTTTATTGCCGCCATGTCAGTAA
- a CDS encoding VOC family protein, with protein MMVTVDSLVLYVSDIELSEAFYRQLFQCETVKLSPTFVSMKCANNISIALKQNTALTPPSRITGGGTEISIMQPSQKAFFALYDTWKLLDIEFAQVPQAEVYGASFIVLDPDKHRIRAFVVNE; from the coding sequence ATGATGGTCACCGTTGATTCTTTGGTGTTATATGTAAGCGATATCGAGCTTAGCGAAGCGTTTTATAGACAGCTATTCCAATGTGAGACTGTAAAGCTTTCTCCAACTTTTGTTTCTATGAAGTGTGCAAACAACATCTCCATTGCACTTAAACAAAACACAGCCCTTACACCACCAAGTCGCATTACCGGGGGCGGTACTGAAATCTCTATTATGCAACCAAGCCAAAAGGCGTTTTTTGCTTTATACGATACATGGAAGTTACTAGATATTGAGTTTGCTCAGGTCCCGCAAGCCGAGGTATATGGCGCTAGTTTTATCGTATTAGACCCAGATAAACATCGTATTCGCGCGTTTGTCGTAAATGAATAA
- a CDS encoding NIPSNAP family protein has protein sequence MVTCYLKYVVDPAKIADFEEYAKMWIPLVNRFGGQHNGYFLPSEGASNIALALFTFPSLAAYETYRNESFQDAQCQAAIKFAEDTGCIISYERCFFRPVFE, from the coding sequence ATGGTTACTTGCTACTTAAAATATGTTGTTGATCCGGCAAAAATTGCTGACTTTGAGGAATATGCCAAAATGTGGATCCCACTCGTCAATCGCTTTGGTGGGCAGCATAATGGCTACTTTTTACCATCGGAAGGTGCAAGTAATATTGCCTTGGCATTATTCACCTTTCCCAGTTTGGCGGCCTATGAAACGTATCGCAACGAGTCGTTTCAAGATGCACAGTGTCAGGCTGCAATTAAATTTGCAGAAGATACCGGTTGCATAATTAGCTATGAACGCTGCTTCTTTAGACCTGTATTTGAATAA
- a CDS encoding GNAT family N-acetyltransferase produces MQLDISANLKLQNLALTHAKPLFDCVQSSRASLQNVLPWVATLHTEADAERYIDTRINNQVGGLWSAIEFNCEFCGVFGIKYMDAQTQTAEIGYWLGEKARGQGLIGLVLEQVIAKLREVSDIKTVEFQCLQSNIASQRIIEKIGGQFVESCVNDLGVASDESLYIYRLAL; encoded by the coding sequence GTGCAACTAGATATTTCTGCCAATCTCAAACTACAAAACCTTGCTTTGACGCATGCAAAGCCATTATTTGATTGTGTACAAAGTAGTCGCGCAAGTTTACAAAATGTGCTGCCGTGGGTTGCGACATTACATACCGAGGCTGATGCAGAGCGTTACATCGACACACGTATAAACAACCAAGTCGGCGGACTTTGGTCTGCTATTGAATTTAATTGCGAGTTTTGTGGTGTGTTTGGGATCAAATATATGGATGCTCAAACGCAAACTGCCGAAATTGGCTATTGGCTTGGCGAAAAGGCAAGAGGTCAGGGCTTAATCGGTCTAGTGCTTGAACAGGTTATTGCCAAGCTTCGAGAGGTAAGTGATATTAAAACTGTGGAGTTTCAATGTTTACAGTCAAATATTGCGAGCCAGCGGATCATTGAAAAAATAGGCGGCCAGTTTGTTGAGTCCTGTGTCAATGATCTGGGCGTAGCAAGTGACGAGTCGCTATATATCTATCGACTCGCACTTTAA
- a CDS encoding DMT family transporter codes for MNILLAMIPAFLWGTTYAVTQYTLADWPPLLLGAIRALPAGLILLAVKPSLPKKADWRTLFGLGAINIAAFFSMIFVMSLTLPSAISSVGMVSVPVFAMLYHWLVNKQRPGLVQALCGAALIVLAWSLFDPSSLSLNPLGLAAILAAITCIVIGSSITKSLGDRMHWWTVLTWQLIIGGVILTLASSVHGVIAPAKYIAAFNNFSTTNLSGILWVVLLNTALGYSLYVWLLQRMSVVDFTFGGIANPIAGILTGLVLLGETFTPLQYSLMVGMIVMPLLPQIIVTTLRNRAVPTKCEVN; via the coding sequence GTGAATATACTCCTCGCGATGATCCCTGCATTTTTATGGGGCACCACGTATGCGGTGACACAATACACCCTTGCGGACTGGCCGCCTCTTTTACTTGGCGCTATTAGAGCGCTGCCGGCTGGGCTTATTTTGCTGGCAGTTAAGCCGAGTTTGCCAAAAAAAGCGGACTGGAGAACACTATTCGGCCTTGGGGCGATTAATATCGCGGCCTTTTTTAGCATGATCTTCGTGATGTCGTTAACGCTACCATCTGCCATATCTAGCGTGGGCATGGTGTCTGTGCCGGTGTTCGCCATGCTTTATCATTGGTTAGTCAACAAGCAACGCCCGGGATTGGTGCAAGCGTTATGCGGCGCGGCGCTTATTGTGTTGGCTTGGTCGCTATTTGATCCGAGTTCACTGAGTTTAAACCCTCTTGGTTTAGCGGCAATACTTGCGGCAATAACCTGTATCGTGATCGGCAGCTCAATCACTAAGTCTCTTGGTGATCGCATGCATTGGTGGACAGTGTTAACTTGGCAGCTCATTATTGGCGGCGTTATTCTCACGCTCGCATCAAGCGTTCACGGTGTTATTGCACCAGCTAAGTATATTGCGGCTTTTAACAATTTCTCGACGACCAATCTCAGCGGCATATTATGGGTTGTGCTCCTGAACACCGCGCTGGGTTATAGCTTGTACGTGTGGTTACTACAACGTATGTCTGTGGTGGACTTTACCTTTGGTGGTATTGCAAATCCGATTGCGGGTATTTTGACGGGGCTGGTGCTACTGGGCGAGACGTTCACGCCGCTTCAGTATAGCTTGATGGTTGGCATGATTGTAATGCCGCTATTGCCGCAAATTATCGTCACCACCCTACGAAACCGAGCTGTGCCTACAAAGTGTGAGGTAAACTAA
- a CDS encoding MarR family winged helix-turn-helix transcriptional regulator, producing MDAIDRVQEQWAREKPQLETMPMAIMGRLVRIAKHMEAEVEKLHKQYGLNLGEFDVLATLRRSGKPFRLTPSELFKTMLLTSGAMTNRLDKLAAKGLIKREHCIEDRRSVTVELTAEGLALIEELIEPHIAIQAQLVEGMSREQQALLNGVLKEWLTQFE from the coding sequence ATGGATGCAATTGATAGAGTACAAGAGCAGTGGGCTCGCGAAAAACCACAGTTAGAAACAATGCCCATGGCAATAATGGGTCGCTTAGTGCGCATAGCTAAACATATGGAAGCCGAAGTTGAAAAGCTGCACAAGCAATACGGCTTAAATTTGGGCGAATTTGATGTGTTAGCTACCTTGCGCCGCAGCGGCAAACCATTTCGTTTAACCCCATCAGAGCTATTTAAAACCATGCTACTCACCTCTGGTGCGATGACCAATCGTTTAGATAAGCTAGCGGCAAAAGGCCTTATTAAGCGTGAGCACTGTATAGAAGACCGCCGCAGTGTAACAGTTGAATTGACAGCCGAAGGCCTCGCCCTGATTGAAGAGCTGATTGAACCGCATATCGCCATTCAAGCCCAATTGGTTGAAGGGATGAGTAGAGAACAGCAAGCATTGTTAAATGGTGTGTTAAAAGAGTGGTTAACGCAATTTGAGTGA
- the speB gene encoding agmatinase, which yields MSHLFDHTDHSLYSNGMTFLRQPMVRNITDIDADVVVLGLPFDLATSGRPGARLGPDAIRRASVHLAWESKKYPWSFALWDKIKLQDAGDFTYPVGDPEYFTAQLELAALQILQQGKTLLSLGGDHFVTLPLLRAHQQIHGKMALVHFDAHTDTYSQGSRYDHGTMFYHAPIEGLISPEHSMQIGIRTEYTEQGHEFGVIDAMTANDLSAEKIAAQIKARVGDLPVYLTFDIDCLDPAFAPGTGTPVCGGLTSDKVLKILRALQGLNMIGMDVVEVSPSYDQSELTAIAAATIAHELLHLWAVKHK from the coding sequence ATGAGCCACTTATTCGATCACACCGATCATTCTCTGTACTCCAACGGCATGACGTTTTTACGTCAGCCAATGGTACGCAATATCACAGATATTGATGCAGACGTTGTGGTACTTGGCTTGCCATTTGACTTGGCAACCTCTGGACGCCCAGGCGCACGCTTGGGTCCAGATGCAATCCGTCGCGCATCCGTGCACTTAGCTTGGGAAAGTAAAAAATACCCTTGGTCATTTGCATTGTGGGACAAAATTAAACTTCAGGACGCCGGCGATTTCACTTACCCAGTTGGCGATCCTGAGTATTTCACTGCGCAACTCGAGCTAGCCGCTCTGCAAATTTTGCAGCAAGGCAAAACGCTATTAAGCCTAGGCGGCGATCACTTTGTGACCCTGCCACTGCTGCGTGCTCACCAGCAAATTCACGGTAAAATGGCGCTCGTACATTTTGATGCGCACACAGACACGTACAGCCAAGGCTCACGCTATGATCACGGTACTATGTTCTATCATGCCCCCATTGAAGGCCTAATAAGCCCAGAGCATTCAATGCAAATTGGCATTAGAACCGAGTACACAGAGCAAGGCCACGAGTTTGGCGTGATTGACGCTATGACAGCAAACGACTTAAGCGCTGAAAAAATAGCAGCGCAAATCAAAGCACGCGTCGGCGACTTGCCGGTGTACTTAACCTTTGATATCGACTGTCTAGACCCAGCATTCGCACCAGGCACCGGCACCCCTGTATGCGGCGGCCTAACCAGCGACAAAGTGCTGAAGATTTTACGCGCACTGCAAGGGCTAAACATGATAGGCATGGACGTAGTAGAAGTCTCCCCTTCCTACGACCAAAGCGAGCTCACCGCAATCGCCGCCGCCACCATTGCACACGAACTACTGCATCTGTGGGCTGTAAAGCATAAATAA
- the speA gene encoding biosynthetic arginine decarboxylase produces MTKFTSSEQARECYNVRHWSQGFFGINDQGEVTAMPNQQQPQHAVTLTNIAQQIKSEGYTLPALVRFPQILEQRVHNIVGAFNQAITDYSYPEDYLLVYPIKVNQQKEVIEGLIASQAASDKKQLGLEAGSKAELLTVLALSEKTSAVIVCNGYKDREYVRLALIGEKLGHQVYIVLEKRSELDIVMAEAKALNVKPRLGLRVRLASQGKGKWQASGGEKSKFGLSASQVLTVVNQLEQADMLDALQLVHFHLGSQMANIRDVRVGVGEAARFYCELRRLGANLLNLDVGGGLAVDYDGTRSQSSNSMNYSLAEYANNIVYTVGDTCKQYNQPMPKIISESGRALTAHHAVLITDVIGTESYQVEEITAPVSDAPRLLHNMWTSWQALNEQSDDRALIEIFHDTQGDLAEVHSQFAMGLLSLEQRAWAEQVNLRVCYELNKRMDNKNRFHRPIIDELSAKLADKFFVNFSLFQSLPDAWGIEQVFPVLPLSGLTEAPKRRAVLLDITCDSDGTVEHYVDGQGIEATLPVPEFCKDKPYLLGFFLVGAYQEILGDMHNLFGDTHTVVATLDDQGELALGNVDAGDTVADMMRYVHLDVEQFKRNFANLVESKLPLEERATCLAELETGLDGYTYLEDF; encoded by the coding sequence ATGACCAAATTTACCTCTTCTGAGCAAGCACGTGAATGCTACAACGTGCGCCACTGGAGCCAAGGCTTCTTTGGTATTAATGATCAGGGAGAGGTTACTGCGATGCCGAACCAACAGCAGCCACAGCACGCCGTAACTCTGACAAACATTGCACAACAAATTAAATCTGAGGGTTATACCCTACCTGCGCTAGTGCGTTTTCCACAAATTCTAGAACAGCGCGTACATAATATTGTTGGTGCGTTTAATCAGGCGATTACTGATTACAGCTACCCAGAAGATTATTTATTGGTTTACCCAATTAAAGTAAACCAACAAAAAGAAGTCATTGAGGGGCTTATCGCAAGCCAAGCGGCCAGCGATAAAAAACAGCTTGGCTTGGAAGCTGGCAGTAAAGCTGAGTTACTTACCGTACTGGCGCTCAGTGAAAAAACCAGCGCAGTGATCGTATGTAACGGCTACAAAGACAGAGAATACGTCCGTCTTGCGCTTATCGGTGAAAAATTAGGTCATCAGGTTTATATCGTTTTAGAAAAGCGTTCTGAGCTCGACATCGTGATGGCAGAGGCCAAAGCACTCAACGTTAAACCACGTTTAGGCTTACGCGTACGTTTGGCATCGCAAGGTAAAGGTAAATGGCAAGCAAGCGGCGGCGAAAAGTCCAAATTTGGTCTGTCTGCATCGCAAGTCCTAACGGTTGTTAACCAATTAGAGCAAGCTGACATGCTAGACGCGCTGCAATTGGTGCACTTTCACTTAGGCTCGCAAATGGCCAATATTCGTGACGTGCGCGTTGGTGTGGGTGAAGCCGCTAGATTCTACTGCGAATTACGCCGTTTAGGTGCAAACCTGCTGAATTTAGACGTAGGTGGCGGACTTGCAGTAGATTACGATGGGACGCGCAGTCAGTCGTCCAACTCGATGAACTACAGCTTAGCTGAATATGCAAACAACATCGTTTACACCGTAGGCGATACCTGTAAGCAATACAATCAGCCAATGCCAAAGATCATCTCTGAGTCGGGTCGTGCGTTAACTGCCCACCATGCGGTATTAATCACCGATGTGATTGGCACCGAAAGCTATCAAGTAGAAGAGATAACGGCACCGGTAAGTGACGCCCCAAGATTACTACATAATATGTGGACGTCTTGGCAGGCGCTCAACGAGCAGAGTGATGACCGCGCGTTGATTGAAATTTTTCATGATACGCAAGGCGACTTGGCAGAAGTACACAGCCAATTTGCGATGGGCCTATTAAGCCTTGAGCAAAGAGCATGGGCGGAGCAAGTAAATCTGCGCGTATGTTATGAGCTGAACAAGCGTATGGACAACAAAAACCGTTTCCATCGCCCAATTATTGACGAACTCAGTGCTAAGCTTGCGGATAAATTCTTTGTGAATTTCTCGCTATTTCAATCTTTGCCAGACGCTTGGGGTATTGAACAGGTATTCCCTGTCCTGCCACTCAGCGGGTTAACAGAGGCGCCAAAGCGCCGCGCGGTATTACTGGATATTACCTGTGATTCTGACGGTACGGTGGAGCATTATGTGGATGGCCAAGGTATTGAAGCCACGCTACCAGTACCAGAGTTTTGCAAAGATAAACCCTATTTATTGGGATTTTTCTTGGTGGGTGCATACCAAGAGATTTTAGGTGACATGCACAACCTATTTGGCGACACCCACACCGTTGTAGCCACATTAGATGACCAAGGCGAATTGGCGCTTGGTAATGTTGATGCGGGCGACACCGTTGCCGATATGATGCGTTATGTACACCTTGATGTTGAACAATTTAAGCGTAACTTTGCCAACTTAGTTGAAAGCAAACTACCGCTTGAAGAACGAGCTACTTGCCTGGCAGAGCTTGAAACCGGCCTTGACGGCTATACTTATTTGGAAGATTTTTAA
- a CDS encoding calcium/sodium antiporter: MTINIIYIALGLSLLVFGADRLVAGASKLAASFNVPSLLIGLTIVSFGTSAPELAVSVQSAVAGQGSLAVANVLGSNTFNILFILGISALIAPLVVSQVLVKRDIPMLVIACFIVAALVWDGALSRFDAGLLSLLLLLYVVYLFVQGRALSHKNDEPALSQQPNRWRERAVNTVQFILGLGLLIFGAQLMVDNAVQLARTLAVDEVMIGLTIIAIGTSLPEVVTSVTASIKGHADIAVGNVIGSNLFNLLGVLGVAGLISDSPLEVTNRMLSADVSVMIVATLLCTPLLISGLKLSRREGGILFMGYVTYFIYTLS; this comes from the coding sequence ATGACAATCAATATTATTTATATCGCTTTAGGTTTATCACTGTTGGTATTTGGTGCTGATCGTTTAGTCGCGGGTGCATCTAAACTGGCTGCAAGTTTCAACGTACCCAGTTTACTAATTGGTTTAACGATTGTGTCTTTTGGTACCAGTGCTCCTGAGCTTGCGGTCAGTGTGCAATCTGCAGTTGCAGGGCAAGGCAGCCTAGCTGTTGCCAACGTGCTAGGCAGTAACACCTTTAATATTTTATTTATATTGGGTATATCAGCGCTGATAGCACCGCTGGTGGTTTCACAAGTATTGGTAAAAAGAGATATTCCAATGCTAGTGATCGCCTGTTTTATTGTCGCTGCGTTGGTTTGGGATGGCGCACTAAGCCGGTTTGATGCTGGATTGCTGAGTTTGCTCTTGTTGCTTTATGTTGTGTATTTATTTGTGCAAGGTCGTGCGCTTAGTCACAAAAATGATGAACCAGCGTTATCGCAACAACCAAACCGCTGGCGTGAGCGCGCTGTTAACACGGTGCAATTTATTTTAGGGCTTGGCTTGTTGATATTTGGTGCACAATTGATGGTTGATAACGCGGTGCAACTTGCTCGTACTTTAGCGGTGGATGAAGTGATGATTGGCTTAACCATTATTGCAATAGGTACTTCGCTACCAGAAGTGGTTACCTCAGTAACGGCGAGCATAAAAGGGCATGCTGATATTGCGGTAGGAAATGTGATTGGCAGTAACTTATTCAATTTACTTGGTGTACTAGGTGTTGCGGGACTTATCAGCGATAGCCCTTTGGAAGTGACAAATCGTATGCTAAGTGCGGATGTTTCAGTCATGATCGTTGCAACTTTACTTTGTACTCCACTGCTTATTTCAGGCCTGAAGCTTAGTCGTCGAGAAGGTGGTATCTTGTTTATGGGCTATGTTACTTATTTCATTTACACGTTGAGTTAA
- a CDS encoding alpha/beta hydrolase produces MKTITSAVLGLVAVSSVASANQETHQDNYQFVELNGNKLAYACKGEGETTALLLAGMGLDAHETYKNTFHNAEPKGYRLCFYDRAGTGKSTFAKPRVRTILELTDELEAFTKATEMDKLVLVPHSFGGFVARAYANRNPEKVKGMVLIDIAHESWYQDMKSKMSKAGWKIMDWIINWERNTHSLEDFEEASSHTAMYKISRKMPVTILSRGIPHVSIRSAGMSYADVDIYTQTWNDAQIKLQKIGDNVTPITMEYASHLFDETDPFIAIKYIEEMVSKVK; encoded by the coding sequence ATGAAAACAATAACATCAGCAGTACTAGGGCTTGTTGCGGTCAGCTCAGTGGCCAGTGCCAACCAAGAAACGCACCAAGATAACTATCAATTTGTGGAGTTAAACGGTAACAAACTTGCCTACGCCTGTAAGGGAGAAGGAGAGACTACCGCACTTCTACTCGCCGGGATGGGGCTGGATGCCCATGAAACCTATAAAAATACCTTCCATAATGCAGAGCCAAAAGGGTATCGCTTGTGTTTTTATGACAGAGCAGGGACCGGGAAAAGCACTTTTGCAAAGCCTCGAGTGCGCACGATACTGGAGCTTACGGACGAGCTTGAGGCATTCACTAAGGCTACCGAAATGGATAAATTAGTGCTTGTGCCTCACTCTTTTGGTGGGTTTGTTGCAAGAGCTTATGCCAATCGAAACCCCGAAAAAGTGAAAGGTATGGTGCTTATCGATATTGCTCATGAGTCTTGGTATCAAGATATGAAGAGTAAGATGTCTAAAGCGGGTTGGAAGATCATGGATTGGATCATCAACTGGGAGCGTAATACCCATTCGCTAGAAGATTTTGAAGAGGCTTCTTCCCATACAGCAATGTACAAAATCAGTCGAAAAATGCCGGTTACCATATTGTCCCGTGGGATCCCTCATGTCTCGATTCGCTCAGCAGGTATGAGTTATGCTGATGTCGATATTTACACCCAAACTTGGAATGACGCCCAAATAAAGCTGCAAAAAATTGGCGACAATGTCACGCCCATTACCATGGAATACGCGTCTCACCTGTTTGATGAAACAGATCCATTTATTGCTATTAAATATATTGAAGAAATGGTGAGCAAGGTCAAATAA
- a CDS encoding DUF6058 family natural product biosynthesis protein produces MELLNYLQTHFITKESLLRESQLSYLELATLIEKRLMPKAAYKLALKLECDSFFGEHSDESSLEFYPQGALVWLGAVSQVTDEAQAFALFSKRYKDQLHRLKAQGLNPRDAKLDQDIDAHLESEWQHFLGGIYGLCTKTGLPEDIANKEAAIVIINEYLARDEHLSPDELTNLHQVVDLLDEASALFAPHELERSSRKRLIDDVRAKFPKPLTS; encoded by the coding sequence ATGGAATTACTTAATTATCTGCAGACGCATTTTATTACCAAAGAGAGCTTGCTGCGCGAGTCGCAGTTATCCTACCTTGAATTGGCTACGTTAATTGAAAAGCGTTTGATGCCAAAGGCCGCCTATAAGTTAGCATTAAAGCTCGAATGCGACTCTTTCTTTGGCGAGCACAGTGATGAAAGCAGCCTAGAATTTTATCCGCAAGGCGCTTTAGTGTGGCTTGGTGCTGTGTCGCAAGTAACGGATGAAGCACAAGCCTTTGCACTCTTCAGTAAACGTTATAAAGACCAACTGCATAGATTAAAAGCGCAAGGTCTTAATCCGCGAGATGCAAAACTGGATCAAGACATAGACGCACACTTAGAAAGTGAATGGCAACACTTCCTTGGCGGTATTTATGGACTTTGTACTAAAACGGGTTTACCTGAGGATATTGCGAATAAAGAAGCCGCTATTGTTATCATCAACGAGTATTTGGCACGAGATGAACACTTGAGCCCAGATGAACTAACCAACCTTCACCAAGTGGTCGATTTATTGGATGAGGCAAGTGCCTTATTCGCGCCTCATGAGCTTGAACGTAGCTCGCGCAAGCGCTTAATAGACGACGTAAGAGCTAAATTTCCAAAGCCTTTAACATCATAA